In the genome of Oncorhynchus nerka isolate Pitt River linkage group LG4, Oner_Uvic_2.0, whole genome shotgun sequence, the window TGCAAATGTAATATCAATGTATATGTAATATAAATACAGATTGATAGGCATTAGACCTCTTCATGTCCACGGTGGTGACGTTGAAAGTGACTCCTTTGAGCCACAGCACCATGAAGAGGCGCTGGGAGAATGGACAGTTGCCAATGCTCTGGCCATCACTGCCTGCCTAGAATGGGGTAGAAGTCCTTATATTATGGTCATTCTTCCAAACAAGAAGATAATATAATACAGAAGATCGATAGGGGAAGTCAAATAGGGAACACATGGTTTTAGATGAATTCTAAACAGAAATAttcaaaaaaaaattgaaatgtaCTTGGCTTAGATGTAACATGTAAGGTGAGTGAGAATGGAATTGACAATAATGTGTGTAGTTCAAATGTTTTCATAGAAGGAATTAAACGGTTTTACTCAAATATACAATGCAATGTGTGAAAGAGTAGGGACTGTGGGTCTCTTGAAATTAAAATGGTGGGGAAATGGACAAGTCGGCATTTTAAGCTGCTACCAGAAGAACATCTTTTATACATGAACAAAAAAAGGTTACACATCTACATATTCACACAGAGAAATCATTATAGGCCATGAAGGACCATGAGACCAGGAAAAAACATTTTTATATTGGATCATTTCCTCCGAATGACCACACCCCTGGGCTGCTCTGGCCAGTTGACTAAATATAGATTAAGGAGCCTATATggcatatgtattatattaatgtACATTTAATAAGATTAGTACATTTTCGGGCCATTCAACTGAAGTGCCAAATGGAGTGCAGCAATAGGCATAGCTTCTGTTAATAAATAGCCTAATGTAATTCCATCTTATTAAATATAGGCTATTGCCTACTATGAAAGCCATTAGACCTTCTCTAGGCATTCAGTATTTGAACAAATTCCGCGAAGGATCAGTGACAACAGTTGACTTTACTCACCGATAGGTAATCTTGTTTTAGAAATGCTTGGGCCATTTTATGATGTTTCAGTACAATAGATGACACTGTAGGCTACCACATAGTGGCATGTTGATAGCGTAATGTAAATGCCGCATTGTTTACAAAGTAACTTGTCCAAGATATGAttatgcatgtcagagcagaatggATTTGATGATGTCGCTTACCTTCACAAAAAGTTCAACTTTAAGTCTATTTTCGTCACTCATCTTTTTGTTTCAAGTGTTGCCGCTGGAACTGGGAGACCTAAAGGTGACACAAGGCAGTTTAGTTTTGGGTGGGGAAACAACTGTCAATGTGCAGTATTACACACATTTTTTGATAGGCCTATTAGGTTCATTTCAATAATACACAGAAACCCGATGTCGACCAAGGGCTTGACCGCACCATCTGCTATGACAAGACATATTCTGTAGTTTATATACACGAATACAAAACAAACATCAGAAAATAAGGTCTTACTGTAAACCGTTATGACTTTAATAGCAACCTTCCAAGAGATTTGGTTGAGTGAGAATGTAGTCTAAATTGTAACAAATGTATGATTTCCTTACCTTGCTCACGTTCTGTGTGGGACTTGCAGTAAACGTCTTGTCAGTTTCCCCTCCCTCTGTGTCGCTCGCTACACACTCATTCCTCCATTTCCTGATGGTGGAAACCAACACTCAACTAGCAACGAGTGATGTTAACCTAGCCGACTCAACTCCACCGATTGTGTGTGTACGTGAGAGATATGTGGAAAAGAGAGGGGCGAAGAAGGGAAGGTGTAATTACATGTTCCCAACTATTCCGTTAGTCTATAGTAGGTCATCGATGCAATTTGGGTTATGAAATAAAAAAGAAGCCTACACAACGTGGAAGGAATTGCACCTGTACTAGTCCAAAGACCGGCAGACCGCGATATTGAGTGGTTTCATCTTGTTAATGCAGCCTACTGTACATGAATATATTTAAATGTCGGTTGTCTGCTCATCGGGTCAGGCACTCAAGCGTCAGTGATAAGCTTATGTAACAGACCTTTGAAGGTGTTGTGTGACACTTAATCAGGTGTTCTGGTGTATTATTTTTATGAAATGTGTCATTATGTAGGTAGACAATTATCTATATATTTTAATATTTGACTAATTCCATTTCCTGGAATATTGTGATATCATGACAATTAGGTGGGTTTATTCATGTTTATATGCTCTGCGCCAGAAGGGTATAAAACACAAGCTACTATAAATAATACAATTGTTATTATATGATGTGTACATAAAATTACATTCATCAGGGGAAACAGATGCTGTGTTTAAATCTTGCCTTTGGGATCAATGAGAGGTGCTTATATATATTGACGTGCTTATATTGAAATATGCATATTTAGGTGTTTGGTGTGGTAGAACCACACTGAATCTGAAATCAAACCCACCAGTCATCTAATTTAAGTACTATTTTCTGGACATTTGACAGCATCGGGCCGAGTCGTCGATTCACCAATGTGCTGTCGTCTCTCTCATGCACTTGATGGCGCTATTGGTTTGAAAGTGAGTTGCTGGGAAACCGGGTGGAGAACGATTCCATCAGCCTGTCTGCCATCTGAGTTCGGCTGCCTATGGTGTCAGGGTGGAATCTCCTACTGTAGAAGACACattaacgtaggctaatgtgaatAGACACCCAAATGATGCACACTGACCCTAGCTTGATGTCCACACACTGGCTCAACCCTTACCTGAGCcatagcctaaccctaaccctagatgtTTAAGTTTGTCTTGAATTTATTTGACCATTTACTCAGTTACAGTTTCTTATGTTTGACAGATTGGCAGCCTCCTAACTAAAGCAGTATTTGTTCAACTTATTATCATGCAAACATCCATTATTGTTTCAGAATTTTGTCCAAACAGTACATTCTCAATTAAAATGTCTGAATATAAAAGTGTAGAGGACATTATTGTGTCAACAATGAAAAACAGCACCTTTTTTCCCCCGTTTTGTGACACAACTTAATTCCTTTATTATTCAGAATAATATTACAGCATTGGTATGTGTGTTCAGTAGAGTAGTGTAAGTAGAGTAGTGCACTTCAAGTTGTTGCGTATCATAGTTGCAAGTATTATTCAGTTGATAAATGTTATTAAAGTAGATGAGGAGTTTAAGAAAAATTCTGAGCTCACTGTGCCAAACCTAGTTAATAGAGGATGGAGACAAAGTAGTCTGAAACCTGTTTAAACAGTGTGAACAGAAGTGTAACAGGTTTAAACAATACTGTGAACAGAAGCCATTGTTTGTCCAGTCTAAACACCCCAGGCCATCAGGGCGGCGCTGAGTGCCACAGTCACAGAGACCTGGACGGAGCTGGCCCCGTTACACAGGTCTGTCTGGCAGCATGAGGAGCTGCTCGTGACACCAGCACTAAAGATGGTTGCAGTGATGGTCTTGCCACACAGGTCTGAGTCCAGACAACCACGGGTGTGGAGTGTCAGAAACCCAGTGGAATTGAATTCTAGATGGAATGAGATTtagaacaaaacattaggaaaacatgctctttccatgacacagactgacctggtgaatccagatgaaggctatgatcccttattcaggtcatttgttaaatccacttcaatcagtatagatgaaggggaggactcAATTGCACtgatacaattgagacatggattgcgtatgtgtgccatttagagggcaagacaaaatatttaagtgccgtTTAACaaggtatgatagtaggtgccaggcacgctagtttgagtgtgtcaagaagtgcaacgctgctggatttttcatgctcaacagtttcctgtgtgtatcaagaatgatctaccacccaaaggacatccagccaacttgtcacaattgtgggaagcattagagtcaacatgggccagcatccctttggaaagctttcgacaccttatagagtccatgcccggaagaattgaggctgtcctgagggtaaaagtgggtgcaactcaatattatgaaggtgtccctaatgttttgtacactcagtgaatgCTCATTCATTGCATATTCACAAGTCTTTGTGTACAGGTTTCCTTACTTGCTTCTCCGGTGAAGCAGTTGAGAGTGGAGTTGTCACACACCATGTTTTGGGGAAAGAAACATGTCCCAAAGATCCCCACACTGCACTGCTTACAGGTCAAGGACTGGGCTGTGGAACATGGGAGGAGAGGCAAGAGAAGTGGATGAATCATGTGCAGTTCAACACAATTACAATACGACACAAACaatgatacagtaggtagataggAGCACCTGACTGAACGTCATGAGTGGCATCAGGTGGAAGAATGAAAGGAGACAGATTGATGTCATACCTATAACTCAGCAATTCACAATAAAAAGCTGAAACGTACATGTTTAGAAATTCACAGTATGTATTGGTatcaggtatatatatatatatatatatgaaaattAATGGTTGATTGTATACTGTGTAAATTGATGTTGTACACACAATGCAGCCCTGAAACTAGAAGTGTGTTTAGTGGCTTCTCTTATCTACAAGTTTGCCAGTAAAATGTGGTTCAGTCATTACAATAGAGTCAATATCCTCTTATTATTGAAGGTACTGCTACCACAGGAGACTAAACTTGTCATACAGTATAAGAATGGCCTCGGTACCCATGGAAAATACACATCATTATTACTGGTAATCAGACTAAAACAATAGAAAGCACTCTCAGGTTCTTCAAACTCCTTTGTTGTGTACAGAATATGTGACATGCATCCCACGGATgtctaccatcatatcatattacaATTTTATAGCCTTAGAAAATTAAAGCACCTAGTACAGGATTTGCGAAAAACCTGAACTAATCAAATCACAACCTATTACTGTATCTGTCTTTGAATATTGCCATAGGAACAGAAGAAGCTGATATGACTTACCCACTGCTATGAAGACCACCAGGACAGTCAGCACAATCAAAATATTACTCTTCATCTTCTTGCAGGAGGGTAGTGTTTGTTGTTGTCAATAGGAGGCCTATTCGCAGAATCTATTCACTTTATAGAGATGGGAAAGAACACTAATCAAATGAATGGGGAAACATCCAGTTTCCTGCTAAAGGTATGATGCAGATGGAGACTAGAATGAAGTATAGCAGGTTTTATTGTCTTCCATGAGGGTGCTGAGAGGACATTTGTCTGAAAAGAAGTCTGGAATGCAGATGGTATCTTATCATTTACATCACATTGAAATGCTCAGTCAAAATGTTAAGTTGGCGTCTTGATTCTAATTATTTGTTCCAGcctttcacacacacaaaaatacaccATGTAGTGTCTCGTAGTAGCAAATATTTTCGAACGTGTATTCAGTATGATTATTTGTTgcacatagaatacatagaaaggTTATCTCTATAAAAGAGCAACATGCTCAATGGGGAAACTCACTACATATGATAATGGTCAGTAATAGTGACATGGTTGAGTTATTCCATTAAAAAGTGAATAGTGACTCTGACGTGTTCCAAATGTGAATGCAGTAAAGTACATACATTGATTAACTGTTCATACAGATGCTGCAGTAGGATGTTGAGTATTCTAGGCCCTAGAAGTAAAACCAGTTTGAATTGGTACTTGGAACTAAAGCTTAGAGTGAAACTAGCCTGAATAAACATTGTAGTCTTTTCCAGAATAAACCATTTTCAATGCGTTGTGTATCTAAGAACTACAACCGACAATAACATCATTCAATGGAAACCTATGGCGGAGGTGTCCTTATTGTGAATAGTTTGTCGAGGCGAAGGCCAGATGGCCACCAGGGTGGCACCAGGGGCCACGGTGAGAGTTAGTTGGATGGCTCCGGCAGCCTGCCACGTTGCTCGGGTTGGTGCTGCAGCAGGTTTGTGAGATGGTGTAGCCGGCTCCTAGATGCTAGCAGTGAATGTGGTGTTACAGGAAGCTGTGGCCATGCAGCCCTTGCACGTGATGTTCAGGATGCCACTGATGTTGAACAATAAATGAAGAAGGAATAAAGCAGGAGCAATTGTAAATACAGGTATTTTTTGTTTGGCTAGCACTTTGTTTAACAGTACACAAAATGCTAGGTTAACTGAGAAATGACACAGTAATTATCAGAAAATTACACTTAAATAAGCTAAGAATTACTTTTCTTATTTTTATTGTAGCTTTCTACTTGGATGAAACCACAGGGTCAGTACCTGCTTGTCCGCTCTAGCAGTTGGGCTCTGAGGTGCTACATGTTGTATTTGTACCAAACTGACAAAGACTGGTGATCCCCATAGAACATGTGTTACGATGCAGAGACTCTGCTGtgagatgggatggagagaaagatggtGAGAAGGAGAACAAAAGGAGAGAAACAAATAAGATTGCTGTCATCATGACGCTATTATAGTAACGGTAATCCAAAATTGCTAAAAGGTTTTTAAAACAATTCTAATGAATCCAACAGCTGGACAATGGATGAAGATACTccaaactgtatatatatattttttaatcagaTATTGACTGAATTATAGCACATAAAAAATTTGACTGGCACAGACAAAATAATGGAGTTCAGGGATTTGGGTTTATTGTCAAATTGAACTTTTTTTCTTTCTTAGAATGCACTCATACATACATTTTCTAACGGTATCAtgtattttattttgtgttaAAATAAAGTTAGATGTGCCTCATTTGCATAAATACACAGGGTTATTTTGCATATATTAATACATATTAATACATAAAGGGGTGGAACAGGGCTGCAACCACCAAAAACTatctcattgtaatggctggaatggaatgaatggaacgcTATCAAACAAATAAGGAAACCATGTTTGACACCGTTCcaataattccattccagccattacaatgagcctgtcctcctattgCTCCTCCCACCATCTCCACTAATCTATgcctacctgcactcaccagCGCTGTCTAGTCTGCCTCATTAATTACTGTTGTTGTCACGTTCTGTCGCATAATTCAACAGGTGTGTCAATAGCAGGATAGTTTCAGATTAAAAATCAATAGACTTGGCTCTAAATAACACCTAACATACTTTACATTGTTTGCGAGATCAGACATAGTATTACTATCATCCGAATGTTCATTTTCGGAAGTTGCTTTCATTTCAGAGcataatttgtaaacatttaaaCTGCATTCAATTATTACTTTTTTTCAATTCTACAAAAAATGCACACCCATCAAAATGAtgtctttcttctctttcttgtgATGTACAGTgccctcggaaagtattcagacccctttaccctttccacagtttgttacattacagcctttttctaaaatggattacatattttttttaatcagcaatctatacacaattccccaaaatgacaaatcgaaaaacaggttttaaaaaaTTGTTGCATATTTAGTAAAAATTAATAACCGAAATACtttattaacataagtattcagaccctttgctatgagactcgaaattgagctcaggtgcatcctgtttccattgatcatccttgagatatttctacaacttgattggagtccacctgtggtaaattcaattgattggacatgatttggaaaggcacacacctgtctatataaggtcccacagttgactgtgcatgtcagagcaaaaaccaagccatgaggtcaaaggaattgtccgcagagctctgagacagaattgtgttgatgcacatatctggggaaggttaccaaaacgtatcggcagcattgaaggtccccaagaacacagtggcctccatcattcttaaattaaagaagtttccaaccaccaagactcttcctagagctggccgccaggccaaactgaccATTCTGgggggaagggccttggtcagggaggtgatcctgatggtcactctgacagagctctagagttcctctgtggagatgggagaaccttccagcaggacaattacctctgcagcactccaccgatcaggcctttatggtagagtggtcagacggtaGAGTGGCCACTCCTCAAtacaaggcacatgacagcccgcttggagtatgccaaaaggcacctaaagactctcagaaacaagattctctggtttgatgagaccaagatggaactttttggcctgaattccaagcgtcacgtctgaaggaaacctggcaccatccctatggtgaagcattgtggtggcagcatcatgctgtggggatgtttttcagtggcagggactgggagactagtcaggacagaggcaaatatgaacggagcaaagtacagagagatccttgaagaaaacctgctccagagtgctcaggacctcagactggggcgaaggttcacctggCTTCGTGACAatgctctgaatgtccttgagtgtcccagacagagcctggacttgaacccgatctaacatctctggagagacctgaaaatagctgtgcggcgACATTCCCCGTCCAACCTGAtagaggttgagaggatctgcaaagaagaatgggagaaactccccaaatgcaggtgtgccaagcttctagcatcatacccaagaggactcaatgctgtaatcactgccaaaggtgcttcaaataggtactgagcaaagggtctgaatacttatgtaaatgcaatatttacgttttttatttgtaaaaattagcaaacatttctaagaacctgtttttgcttcgtcattatggggtattgtgtgtagattgatgaggggaaaaaactattttaatccattttagaataaggctgtaactgtaACGTAactaaaaggtcaaggggtctaaatactttccgaagacactgtaAGTGTCAAGACGATGCGTTTAGTCCGAGACAAAGTTTTAGCGTTCTTATAGATGCCACGGAAAGACAATGCACTCAATTGAGCCCATTTCAGCCATTAATCCGGGGTGTGATACAAGCATTTCCATAGTCGTAACGTTAACAAGAAAAAAACGTCAGGCCCAACAGACCCGGCTCCAGGATGACATGCGTGAGGGGACCTTTCAAATCCATGGGGGGGCACAACTAGTCTCGCTTTAAAGCTTTAATAATGTAAGGTAGATTGGTCCTACTACTGTGTGTCAATTTGCTAAATTTCCACACACTATTCATTACAAAACTTTACAAAAATGTATCTGAAATTTAGCTGTACACATCAACAACCATGGctttatataataatataaatatatacacccCACTACAACATGTGTATCCAAAATGCAGCCTGTAGCCATAGCTGCCATTggtctatttttttatttcacctataCTTAACCAGGttgaccagttgagaacaagttctcatttacaactgcgacctgataaagctaagcagtgcgacacacacaacacagagttgcacatggaataaacaaatgtacagtcaacaacacaatagaaaagtctatatacagcgtttgtgcaaatgaagtaagattagggaggtaaggcaataaataggccatagtggcaaaataatgacaatttcactggagtggtagatgtgcagaagatgaatgtgcaagtagagatacttggggtgcaaaggagcaaaaaaaaaaagaagcaatatggggttgaggtagttggatgggctatatacagatgggctatatacagatgggctatgtacaggtgcaatgatctgtaagctgctctgacagctggtgcttaaagttagtgagggagatatgagtctccagcttcagtgatttttgcaatttgccccagtcattggcagcagagaactggaaggaaaggcggccaaaggatgagatggctttgggggtgaccagcgaAATATAcatgctggagcacgtgctacgggtgggtgctgctatggtaaccagtgagctgagataaggcggggctttac includes:
- the LOC115128244 gene encoding ly-6/neurotoxin-like protein 1, with the translated sequence MKSNILIVLTVLVVFIAVAQSLTCKQCSVGIFGTCFFPQNMVCDNSTLNCFTGEAKFNSTGFLTLHTRGCLDSDLCGKTITATIFSAGVTSSSSCCQTDLCNGASSVQVSVTVALSAALMAWGV